The Deltaproteobacteria bacterium genome includes a window with the following:
- a CDS encoding GntR family transcriptional regulator produces the protein MKSKNDEAYKAIKNLIFTSQLFPGQKIIYRDLEEKLKMSKTPIINALMMLERDDLVVSKKNRGFYIRVVNREEAEKIYDLRQTLEAISIEKAIKNYTKQDLAVLKRWIDEYEKYDAKVYDQKRWTLDSAIHLQICAMGKNPFFVRMMEQFYENIYFMLKVMFLQPAVEKFKKDHQGIFKAIQSRDTGKAKSLIREHFEVSRSLLIDKNFFGWKENKKK, from the coding sequence ATGAAATCAAAAAACGACGAGGCCTACAAGGCTATCAAGAATCTCATTTTCACCAGCCAGCTTTTTCCGGGACAGAAGATCATCTACCGGGACCTGGAAGAAAAACTGAAGATGAGCAAGACCCCGATTATCAATGCCCTGATGATGCTGGAACGGGATGACCTGGTGGTTTCCAAAAAGAACCGGGGGTTTTATATCCGGGTGGTCAATCGCGAGGAAGCGGAGAAGATTTACGACCTGCGCCAGACCTTGGAAGCCATATCCATAGAAAAGGCCATCAAAAATTACACCAAACAGGATTTGGCGGTTCTCAAAAGATGGATCGATGAGTACGAAAAATACGATGCCAAGGTCTACGATCAGAAACGCTGGACACTCGATTCGGCCATCCATCTGCAGATTTGCGCCATGGGCAAGAACCCCTTCTTTGTCCGGATGATGGAACAGTTTTATGAGAACATCTATTTCATGTTAAAGGTCATGTTTCTGCAACCGGCCGTGGAAAAATTCAAGAAGGATCATCAGGGGATTTTCAAGGCCATTCAAAGCCGCGACACCGGGAAGGCCAAGAGCCTGATCCGGGAACACTTCGAGGTTTCCCGTAGTCTTCTTATTGATAAGAATTTTTTTGGCTGGAAAGAAAACAAGAAGAAA